The nucleotide window TTTGTTGATAATGCCCAATGAACCTGCAGCAATAAATTCTGCTGATTTATCAATAACGTCTTCTTTCAAATACCGATACTCCGGCATTGCATGTAGCAAAATTGACAGTCGTGAAGCCACAAATTCATTCATTGACTGGCGCCAAACCCCATCATCATAGGGGTAAGCGTTTAGGAAAATCTTTGAATTATCCGCAATCCGCTCCAATAATTGGATAACGGCCGGACGCCAATTTTCCAGAGTCAAGGTTAATGGTTGTTCGCGGCGTGGCGCTTCAACAATGAAGTGCTCGTAAACAAACGCTAACAACTCATATTTGTCCGCGAAGTAGTAGTAAAAAGTTTTGCGGTGGACATCTGCCTCATCCGCAATTTCCCGAACAGTTACCTTATCAAATGTATTGTGGTTCAACAACGAAGCCAAGGCCTCAGCAATCCGCTCCTTAGTTTCTGATGCAGCCATCGTGATACCTCCAATCGTTCACACACCATATTTTATTTAAATTTCGTTCGCTAGTAATCCCCCCCGGATGCTAGTAAACCTAACTAACGCCCTAAGCTGACTAAAATTATACGCGTTCTAACGAAAGAAGGAACCCCTTTCGTGAAAAAACACCCGTCAAATTTTGCTGGTTATGTATATTAACTGTGATACTCCTCAGCTTTTGAACACGCTTGATTATAGCATAACTAGCAGCTCATTGTACGATAGATTTGTGCACAATAAGTAATAAATCGGTAAACATTCAGCAAACACCCTAGTTCTTTGTGAAAGTCACCCGGTCCGCCGCATCTGTCAGTTGTCCTTCCAGCTGCAACAAAGCCACTTTACGGGTCAATCCACCGGCATAACCGGTCAGATCCCCGTTCCCTGCGACCACCCGATGACAGGGAATCACGATACTAATTGGGTTGTGTCCCACTGCACCACCAACCGCCTGACCACCTACAAAATGGCCGACCTGTTCAGCCGCAAGGCTTGCTAACTCCCCGTACGTGCAGACCTTTCCGTACGGAATTTCTTGTAGCAATGACCAAATCGTTTGGCGAAACGGTGTTCCTTGTGGTTTCACTGGAAAATCAATAGTCGGTTGTTCCCCAGCAAAGTAGGCATTTAGCCACGTTTGAACCCGATCAAACACCGGCCGGTCGCTGACTACCGTTAATCTCGGCATCGTGCTACCGTAGTATTTCTGATCGGTAAACCACAGTCCCGTCAAAGCGAGGCCATCGGACATTGCCGTGACCGGACCTAGTGGTGTGGTTAGACGTTTTTGTAGCATCGTCTTCCCCCTTTTCTAATCATTTTACCATTAAATAGGCGAGCCGGCTAACTTTACCCACCCATTAACGGAATTTTTTTATATTTACTTTATTTATGCTGCTGCACCACTCGAAACGAATAAAATCGGACTAATCAATCTTATAAGTTCAATGGTCTTGTTGGTAGGTCGGCATTACATACCCCCCTTAACGGTCTCATCCCTTCTAAAGGAAACACAAAAAGCCTGACAAATTCATGTCAGGCTTTCAATTGATTTTCCGTCAGTTTCGCCGATGTGTAACAGAACATTATTGCCCGTCTACCGGTCAGTAACTCACTTCTGTTTTAGTGGTACAGGTCGAAACGCCCCTTAGCCAGCGTAGTACTCAGGTGAGCACTTTCCATCAGCGAACGATCCGTGATAACCTTCTTCATAGCTGAAGCAATGTAACCATGAATCTTACGCTTGCTGGCAAAGATTTCACCAATACCATCCCGATCACTCAGAGAGGCAACGGTCCCACTAGACTTATAAACGAACGGCCGAGTTGCGTGTCCTCGTAACGATAAGCCGATATTTTTAGCAGCCTGAGCCCCACAAGCCAACGCAATTTGCGCGGTAGTTGGGTATGGGCGGCCACTTTCTGGATCCATTACAGCGGAAACGTCGCCCACAATGTAGACTTCTGGGTGGCCTTCTAAGCTCAAGTCATCCTTAACAACGACCCGGTTTCGACGTTGTTCAAAGCCAGAGTCAGCAATGACTTGGGAGCCACTGACCCCAACGGTCCAGACAATCGTGTTAGCAGCAACTTCATGTTCCGTATCGTCTTCACTATCCTTGTCTTTGTAAACCACAGCACCTGGCTTGATTTCAGTAATAGCTGCGCCCAGCTTCATTTCAATGTTGTTCTTAGACATGAAATTCAGAGCGTAGTCAGCTAATGACTTATCAAACATTGGCAGGATCGTCTTTCCCATTTCTAAACACACAACCTTGATGGCGGGTGTGTTGTAACGGGTCTGTAGCTTTGGTAAGGATTGGCTCAGCTCACCTAATAACTCGATTCCAGTAAACCCGGCACCACAGACGGCAATGGTTAAATCATTCTCATCCTTGGTCTCCGCGTAACCCTTGATCTTATCTTCAATGTGGCGGTAAACCGCCTCTGACGTCTCCAAATCATCCATCGGTAAAGCATTCTCAGCTGCACCCTTCAAGCCAAAGGTTTCGGACTGGAAGCCTAACGCTAAGACTAAATAGTCGTACGTAATCGCTTCATGGTCAGCCAAGGCTACCTGCTTTTGATCAACGTCAACGTTCGTGACCGTGTCTTGAATAAACTCGACCCGACTGCCAATAACATCATTGATTTCGTACGTAATCCGGTCCGGCGCAATAGTTCCTGCGGCCACCTCATGTAAATTGGTCTTTTCTGTATGCGTTCCGGTCTTATCAACCAAAATAATCTTGTCTTGACTGGGAACCTCTTTCTGCAGGAACTTGATGGCACGCATGCCAGCATATCCGCCACCTAGAACTAAAATCGTTGCCATAATTTAACGACCCCTTTTCTAATAAAGTTCTCCCCGATCACAGTTAGTCCGATACGTTCAATTTAGTTAAAACGGTTACATTTAACTAGTCACCACTACTCCCCCCAAACGGAACCAGTGGGTGATCTAACTGTCAGGGATGATTTGTCTCTATTATACGGCTTATCAGGCGAAAAACCAGTTCAAAGCTATCGTAATCTACTTCACAAATAAGTGTACACAATTGAATCGTTACTAAGCCAATGATTGCACGGTGTTTCGCTTGGCTGCCTTACCGGGTGAGCTGGTAGGTGCCGGAACACCATAGGTACAATTTTGAGCCAAAGCGCGGTTTCCAAGATCGACGTTTCTCCAACCTGAGAAGACCATTCAGCTAAGAGAAATTTCATGGCTGAGCACCTACCAGCTCACCCTCTCGGCTAACGCAGATACACCGCTGCAACAATCATACGCTTTAAGAATTTATCAAACTAACTTGAATAACGAATCTTCATTAATAGGCAAGCAATCTCACCCGGTAAGGCGTCAATTTTTCCAATCATCTATGAATTTGAGCATAATTCACAAGTCATTATTAATGAAATTATAGCTAAAAACATTTATGGTGAAGTTTGTAAGGTAACTTTCGAATGGAGGTATTTTGATGACAACATTAATTATTGGTGCGCACGGTCACGTTGGCCAGCACATTGTGGAACAACTCGCAGCGACTGGTGAGACCGTCTACGGCGGCATTCGTAAACCAGAGCAGGCTGAAACCATTACCAAATTAGGTGGCCAAGCCCGCGATGTTAATCTGATGGGCACCGTTGAAGACCTACTGCCGGCCATGAAAGGCGTTGACACCGTGATTTTCTCCGCTGGTTCTGGTGGCAGTACTGGTGATGACATGACCATCAACATTGATCTGGACGGGGCCATCAAGTCAATGATTGCTACTGAAAAAGCCGGAATCAAGCGCTTTATCATCGTCAGTGCAATGGGCACCGACGACCGCTCCTTCTGGGATAAATCAGGTATTCGTCCTTATTATGCAGCCAAATACTACGCCGATCAGTGGTTACGTCATCGGACTGCCCTGGACTATACAATTGTCCGGCCAGGAATTTTAACCAATGACGCCCCCACCGGCAAAATCACGACCAATTCCGCTGCCAGTGACAACAAGAAAATTAGTCGGACAGACGTTGCGGCTACGGTGGTGGCTATCGTTCAACACCCACAATCAAAGCAAATTATCGAAATGGTTAACGGCAATGCCCCCATTGCTGACGTCATTAAGTAATCGAATTGAGTTCCGTCTCCAGTGATTAGAGTGGGGTGCGGTCACAAGAACCACTTCCGGTCTAATCACCCACGGCTACGTATTAATTCAATTTACTTATAACTACAAATAAGAGCAACTAAATTATGGAGAAGAATGTACCGAAAGCTGGGTACTTTCTTCTCCATTTTTGTAGACTGCCAAGCCATGCTTCATTGTGCACAATTGATGCCGTAAAAGTATGCTAGAATAAGCTAAGTAAGCGCTACACAGCAGTCTAAACATAATCTCAAGCGATATCACTTAACCAGCGATACGCCCCTCATGCTGTTTAGCTTGTCATCGTCGCTGTAGCCACCGGTGCCAGGGTGGCGGCCACATTCCACCACTTGGAAGTACCGAACCAAACTAAAAAATCAGCAACGGTCCCGCCGTTACTGGTCAGATAGCTTCTATTCTGGTTGGTTGGCATTGCGCTGAACAACTGGCATCGTTTGGCGATGTTGCTTACTTCAGCTGACTCTCCGTGTGTCGGTTATCCAGGTTCAACGCACTGGCATCGATCACCGTCTGTACTTGACTGGAAATGGCTTTGGTTGTCACTCGTTTCAAGCGAATTTTAGTTGGCTGGATCTCGGCGTTGGGCCGGGAGCCAATTTCAACGGTCGTGTCCACGTCTAATCGTGGAGTGGCCACTGCTACCGTTGAGGTGGTTGCCGCTGAGGCCCCCGCCGAAGTTGCCAATAAAGTCGTTACCGTCATTGCCCCAAGCATTACTTTAGTCATCATTGATTTAATCTTAGTCATGTTCACCACTCCTTGGTTTGATTGTCTGATTGCTTTCGATGTATTAGTTATACCATCCAGAGTGGGGGCAAATCTTGAACCTACTTTAAGCTTAAAATATGAATTTCTTATTTTCGAAAACCTTTTTTATGATACTATGCCACTAAAGCTCGTCAAATAAAGGAGTCAGACCATTTATGAAGAATACAATTTTACTCGTTGAGGACGAAGAAGGCCTTGCCAGCTACGTTGCTAAAGAACTCACCTTCGAAGATTTTGACGTGCTGACCGCCACCGATGGTGAGGCCGCCTGGGAAACCTACCAGCAAGAAAAAGATAAATTGCTCTTAGTCCTCCTCGATTGGATGCTCCCTAAGATGGACGGGATGGAAGTCCTCCGCCGAATTCGCAAGCACGACGACCTGCCCGTCATTATGATGACGGCCCGCGACTATCTCGGTGATAAGGTTACGGGACTGGATAATGGGGCTGACGATTATATTACAAAACCATTTGAAATTGAAGAGCTACTCGCTCGGATTCGGGTGATTCAACGACGGACTGCCCACCAGAGTGGCCTAGATCAGACCTACCATCTCGGCGACCTCACCCTAGTCACTAAGACCCGCCAGGTCGACCGCGCTGGTGAAACCGTTCAACTGACCCAACGGGAATACGACCTACTTCTCTTCTTAATGCAACATCCGAGCCAGGTTTTCACTCGCGACGAACTACTCGACAATGTCTGGGGGGTCGACTTCTTGGGCCAACAAAACGTGGTCGACGTCTACATTGGTTACCTCAGAAATAAAATCGACGTAGCGGATGCTCCTAATTTGTTCCATACCATTCGGGGCGTTGGTTACAGTCTAAAGGAAGATGATCGTGATGCGCACTAACTCTCAGCCACGAACGTACGAAGATATTATCCGCCACTCCGTAACCAGTCTCCTGATGACCATTGGCTTAATCATTGTGCTCACAGTCAGTGTCACCCTAACCGTTGACCAACTTCTCCGTGCCCAGGATCAGGCCCAACAACTGAGTACCAGTTTACAAACGACTCAGGTCAGTAATTTCGAAGACTGGCTTATGGTCAACAAGGGAAGTGGTCTAAACTCACATAACACCTTTGTTCTCGTTAAGAATGCTAAGGGAGAAACCACTTCCTTGTTACCCCACACTGCCGCGCTGGCTAAGGCCAATACCTGGTCAGTGCCGTTCACCCATCTGGTTTATATCAAGGGTTGGGGGCTCTATTTCTCGGAAATGTTAAAGACTCGCTCACAAACCTACTTTCTCTTCATTGGGATGCACGTACTAGTAGGCAACCTTCACGTTTTAATCGCTGTGCTGATTATCGCCATTGGCTTGAGCCTACTGATTGGCTTACTCTACGTTCGACGTTTAGCCAAACGTCTGAGTGCCCCCACCATCGCCCTCGCCAATGCGGCCCAACAAGCGGCGGCCACTCCCGAACTCACCCAGCCAGAATTACCTCAGCCACAGGAACCGGTCGAAGTGGCCCAATTAGCTCGCGACTTCAACCAACTATTAGCTGCTCAAAATGGCCGTCTAGAACGAGAACGTCAGTTTATTTCCGACGCCTCTCACGAGCTCAGAACGCCCATTGCCACGATTCGGGGTAACATTAAACTAATTGAGCGGCGGGGTGATAAGCATCCTGAGGTCATCCCCGAGTCAATTGGCTTCATCGACCAAGAGTCACTGCGAATGCAACATTTGATTGAAAACCTGCTACACTTGTCGCGCGCCGATAAAGCGACGGTCACCCTACAATCCCTTGATTTGGCCGAGCTGACCACCAGCGTAGTCAGTCACTATCAACCCTTGATCCCACAGCCAATCGAGTTAACCGTTCCTGACCAGCCCGCGCTGGCGTTAGGCAATGCTGACATGCTCTACCAAGTGTTGACGGCCCTACTGGATAATGCCCACAAATACTCACCCACTGACCAACCCATCCAAGTCACCGTCACCCAACGACCTGGTTTGGTCAGCCTAGTAGTCGGTGACAACGGCCCAGGGATTCCCGAATCTGAACGCACCCACGTCTTTGAACGCTTCTACCGAGTCGATGCTTCCCGTTCCACTAAGATTGAAGGGAATGGCCTAGGATTAGCCATTGTTTCCCAACTTGTCAAGCTCAACGAAGGCCACATCACCATCACAGACAACCTTCCCAATGGTGCTCTATTTACCGTGACCCTGAAGGACACTAAGGAAAACTAAGAAATTCTCAGATAATCCTTAACGAAAATCGCTAGTTTCCTTCACGTTTTCTCGATATACTGGGTTCATAACTTGAAAGGAAGCGTGTAATATGCTGATTGATGACAACCCTAAAATTCACACGATTACTCCCGCCCGGATCACGAAGGTTTTCTACCCTTACGTCATTGCCCAAACGGAAGCTGGGCGTTACGTCAACATTAACCTGAGCGATCAGGAACGCCAAGACCCCCTGTTTTGGGAGTCCATCGCCAACATTGCCAAAGCTAAACTTTGGGTCCCCATTGGCGAACGGTTCCATCAGCTCCTCTCGTACGACTGGACTTACGCAGCCGAGTAAGCTTACAACTAAATACAATTTAAAAGGCGCTAATTAAGCGCTTTTTACCAAAATCTTGAGGTCCGAGACTAATCGTCTTGGACTTCTTTTTTTCATGCAACCAGGGCCTGAGACAAAAGTCTCAAGCCCTGGTTGTGCTCCGACCGTAGATAGTCGGAACTAGAAATAAATATTTACAGTTCACTGTCACCGCAACGAATTACGTAGAATCTCTGCCTTTTTCCGAAGTTGCGCACGGGTCTGGGTTAGCTGAATCTTTGTCGGTTTGGCAAGATATCCATCCAACGTCCCGCCTAGACTCGCTAGGCTAAACGCTAAGAGCCCCCACTCATGAGCTGACCAGCCACCCCCTAGCAACAGTGCTAGCAGTGCACTTAAACCGAATAACCCCAGGTCGATCAATGCTGAAGGTCCCTGCCGACCGAAGCGATTGAAGTAAGGGTACTGCCACGTCCAGAAGCTGTCGATAATCAGGAAGGCCAACACCACCCCCACCGTTAAGCGCAGCGCGTGGTGTTGTGCGACCACTGACGTACTCAATAAAATGACTAGAACCATCAGATACCAGAATGAATGAAACGCATACCGCCAGTCAAATTTCATGTCGTTCGCCTCACTTTCATCAGTTCGTTTGACCTTTTGTAAGTGAAGTTTAGCACGCGACAAATCAATAAAAAATAGCGTTACCCTCCTAAGTTAGGACAGTAACGCTACCAACTTGACACCAGCCTCAGTAATTACTGGACGGTCGTCACTTTACTCAATTTCAGTCCAATAATCATGCATACCAGCGTTCCAACACTCGCCACTAATAAGACCAGCAGGGCCCACTGTGAACCAGCCGCCGTCTTCACGAGCGTACTGCCCACACTTCCCGCCTGACTGGCACCAATGATGGCCGACACGATTGCCGTCCCCATGGCACCGGCAAATTGCTGCATGGCATTCATTAGCGCATTACCATCCGCCTTTAAGTTTCTGTCTAAACGCTTCAAGCCAGCGGTCATAATATTCCCAAATGCCAGACCAATGCCAACCATGTAACCCACGTAGAGGCCCAGAATTGCCAAAACGGACAGGCTGCGGGCGAAGCTCATCATTACTGCCAGCATAATAGCGACCAGCGTCAAACCTAATAGGATTGGCCGTTTAGCACCAAAGCGGTCCAAAATTTGCCCGCCAATTGGTGAAAAAGCAGCCCCAATAACTGCCCCCGGCAAGACAACCAGACCCGCAATAAAGGCGGACTGTTGATTAACCAATTGGAGGTAATTTGGCAGGACAAATGACAGCCCCAGCGCCGTGATCTGTAGCAAGAAGAAAGCCGCCAAGTGCCAGGCAAACGCTGGATTAGTGACGGCTGCCAGCTGAATCAACGGGTGGGCACTCCGCTTCGAACGATTGACAAAGTACAATAGGCCGAGAACTCCCAGTAGGAGCGCACCGCCCACCGACCAGCTGAGAAACGGCTGACTACTCAGCGAGCTAAAGCCAAAGATGAGACCACCAAACGTCACAATAATCCCCATCATGCTCAAAAAATCAAAGTGCTCATGCGTGGTTGGTGCCACCTGCTTAATGGTCTTAATTCCGACAAAGAATGAAATCACTAAGAAGGGCAGGAGAATCCAAAAAATATATCGCCAATTTAAACGGGTAACTAAGATTCCACCATACGTGGGGCCAATGGCTGGCCCAATGGCGGTAATCAGGGTACCAATTCCCGTCATCATACCAATCCGGCTAAGCGGTACCTGTTCCAAGATAATGTTAAACATCAAGGGCAAGGCAATCCCCGTCCCAAATCCTTGAATAGCCCGGCCGGTCAATAGCCACGGAAAGCTAGTTGCACAAGCGTCTACGACCAACCCCGTGATAAAGAGTAGGTTGGCGACGATAAACAGCTGTTTTAGCTTAAAACGCCGCTTGAGGTACGAAGAAATTGGGACGATGCAAGCGACAATCAGGAGATACAGGGTCGTCATCCACTGCACAGTCCCGGTCGTTACGTTAAACTGCCTCATTAAGGTCGGGAAGGTAATGTTCATCGCCGTCTCAACGATGACCCCGCTCAGGGACATCAGGCCAGTTGCCAATACGGCACCTACGACCCGTGGATCAATTCTGTCTGTCTTCGTCATTTTAAAGTTATTCCTCCTCTGATGTTGAATGATGCCAATGCGAAATCTGAATCAACGCGCGTTGAAAAGCGGCCGCCTCACTGACTGACAACCCTGCAACCATCTTGGCATCCTGTTGTACCAGGTGTGCGGTGACGATGGGGACCAGTTCTTGGCCCTTCGCAGTCAGCTGCAACTGCCGTTTGCGGCTATCTATCGTTGCCACGACCCGTTTCACCAAGTCTCGTTCAACCATCCGTCTCACTAGCAGTGATGCTGTCGACCGTTGAACGTGAAACTCCCGTTCAACGTCCACCTGATAGGTCACCGCATCCCCTCGTCGACCGAGGTAGTCAATGACGGACATTTGCATCCCCGTGAGCCCATAGTCGCGCGCGAAGTCATTCATTTCTTGATTCATTTGGTGCTCGGCATCTCGCAGCCAAGCCCCTAGTCTTCGATTCGCCAAAATCTCCGCCTCCTATTTTGTTAGTCAGCTAACAATTTTAACGTGCTCCTCGACTGATTGCAAGTGCAAACTGGTAGCAACTAAAAAAATCTCGGACTAGCCATCGGCCAATTCGAGATTTCTTTGATTAATAACGATTATTTTAATGACAAGTCGCAGTTTATAAGTTGTCACCCTTAGCCCGTAACAGTGCACCTAAGGATGGCTGCTTGGCGACGTCGATGTTATTTGCTTCAGCGTAGGCCTTCACTGTGTCTTCACCGTACAATTCAGGATCCAGTGGCATGAAGGCTGTTCCAATTGGGTCATCATCCTTGATAACGGCATTGACCACGATTGGCTTTTGATTGCCTTGAGCTTGCAGGTCTTTAATTTGATCAAAGACTCGTTCCACTTCAACGTTGTTGGTAACCGTGAAGCCAATACCACCCAGACCTTCGGCAACCTTAGCCCAATCAGCATCAGTCAAGTCGACCCCGTACAAGTGTTGCTTCGTGTCGACCTGTTCTCTGTAAATGAATCCAAAGCGCCGGTTACTAAAGACCACGTTGATCACTGGCAGCTGGTACCGGGCTTCCGTGATAATATCTGGTGCCACCATGGCGAAACCACCGTCACCTGACAGTGACCAGGCCTGAGCATCAGGAACACTCAACGCACCAGCTAACCCAGCCGGCAGACCATAACCCATCGTGGCAAACAATCCAGACAACGCAAACCGTTGTTCCTTATCCATTGGTAGTCCACGAACAGCCCATTCGGAGACGTTTCCAGTGTCGACACCGTACGTATCTTTAGGTCCCACCATTGAAGCAATCTTTTGGGTAACTGCTTCAGGAGCCAGGCCCTTGCTATCATCGGCGGCTTGCTCTGCCAACCAGGCATTCCAATTCTGCTTATTTTGCCGGTTAGCCGTCAGCCAATCGGTTGCTGGCAACGTCTCACCCGTAGCAATCATCGCCTGCAGATAGCTCTTCGCATCACTGAGAACGGCGTAATCAACGGGAACCATTTTCCCAATATCAAATGAATTATTGTTAACCTGGATGATCTTGATGTTCTTTGGCCAGAACTGGGCAAATGGAAATTCGGAACCCAGGAAGAGAATCAAGTCGGTATGCTGTAAAGCTTCAAAACCAGACTTCGACCCTAGCCGACCAAACGTCCCAATGGCATTAGGATTGTCGGTAGGAATCACCCCCGTCGCTGGCACCGTATTCAAAACTGGTACGTTGAATTGCTCACTGAACTTGACCAGCTCTGTTCTAGCCCCCAGTAAACCGCGGCCCGCGTATACCAACGGGTGTTTAGCCTGCTTCAACAGCTTAAGCGTTTCCTGAACAGCGGTTGGATCGATAACTTGAGTGTATGTGTTGGAAACAACGTTAGGTGTCTTGACAGGTTCGTAGTCAATTTCCTTAGCGGATAAATCTTCAGGGATGATGACGACCGCTGGCCCCTTTTGCCGGTAAGCTTCTCGAATGGCTTGGTTGACCATGTATGGCAGCTGTTCCGCCGTCGTGGCCGTCCGGTTGTACACCGCAACGTCACCAAACATAGGCGTTTCATCCATTTCTTGGAAGTAGTTCGTATTCATCGTTGGCTGAGGCACTTGCCCAACCAAGGCTAGCATTGGGACGTGATCCATCTTGGCATCATAGAGACCGTTGAACAAGTGTGTTGCACCGGGACCCGCTGACCCAAAGGCAACGCCAACCTTACCAGTGAACTTTGCATCAGCGGCTGCGGCTAGAGCACCAACTTCTTCATGACGCACCTGAATATAATCAACTTTATCTTTTTCAAGATACAACCCTTCAACCGTATGGTTAATTGAACCACCAGGAATCCCATAAATGTGGTTCACGTCCCATGCTTCTAAAACCTTTACTAACGCTTGTCCCGCAATCATTTTTGTCATGTTAATCGCGCTCCTTAGGTCAGGGGTCCTGGCAGTGAATCGTTCGTCGAACACCCCAAAATTATTGATTGGTGTCATCATAGTCCCCTTCAACCACGAATGCCAGTAATTATACTTACTTTTTGTTAGTGAATATTTTCACGGCAGAAAGCGGTTTTACCTAAACCGATAATATTGCCGCCGGTGGGCAGGGCCGTCGGAGATGACTGATTTCGACCAATGCCTCATCAAGTTGCTCTTGACGAAGCCACCATTCCTGGTCAATTTAAGCACTAAAAAAGCAAGACTGAACCCACCTCAGCTCAGTCTTGCTTAATTGCTATTGCATAGAAAAATCCGTGCTGCGACAGCTATGACAATGCCGCTAGCTTGCGTACCCCCACAACAGGCGAAATTTTTGGTCGGTTCTGTCGGCACAACACAAATCCTGGTATCTACCAGAAATGACGATGGCGGAGCATCATGGCTACGAGACCCATGACCCCCAGCATCAGTAATACCGTGAAGACCCAGGAAACGGCATCGTTTGCGAATGGTAATTTGACATTCATCCCGTAAAAACCGGTAACGATTGTTGGAATCGTTAGGACCAGTGACCAAATCGTTAAAAACTTCATCGTGTCGTTCAGGTTATTGTTCAAGACGTTGTTAAACGTATTCGATATCCGGTCGACGACGTCCGCCTCAATCGCCGTCATTTCAGATGTTTGTCGTGCTTCGATTACAGCATCCGCCAAGTGTTCATTGTTCTTGTCAGATAGCTGTTTTCCAAACGGTGTACTATTTAAGTTCACGACCATCATAGCGTTATTTCGGGTGGCACTCACAAAGTACGCCAGACTCTGCTGCAAGTTCGACAGAGCAATTAAATCTTTGTTGTCGGGCGCCTTATTCAGTTGCCGATCCAACCGGTTCTGCTCGGCATTGATTTTACGAATTGGCGGAATAAATTGGTCAAACAGGATAAACATCCCAATCAACATAAATTCATTGGTATCCGAAATCTGCGGTAACTTTAACCGTTCGGTCAACGTTTGGTTGACCCACTGCGTTCGCTTGGTGGTAATCGAGAAGACCTGATTACCCTTCAATAGA belongs to Levilactobacillus yonginensis and includes:
- a CDS encoding NAD(P)/FAD-dependent oxidoreductase; the encoded protein is MATILVLGGGYAGMRAIKFLQKEVPSQDKIILVDKTGTHTEKTNLHEVAAGTIAPDRITYEINDVIGSRVEFIQDTVTNVDVDQKQVALADHEAITYDYLVLALGFQSETFGLKGAAENALPMDDLETSEAVYRHIEDKIKGYAETKDENDLTIAVCGAGFTGIELLGELSQSLPKLQTRYNTPAIKVVCLEMGKTILPMFDKSLADYALNFMSKNNIEMKLGAAITEIKPGAVVYKDKDSEDDTEHEVAANTIVWTVGVSGSQVIADSGFEQRRNRVVVKDDLSLEGHPEVYIVGDVSAVMDPESGRPYPTTAQIALACGAQAAKNIGLSLRGHATRPFVYKSSGTVASLSDRDGIGEIFASKRKIHGYIASAMKKVITDRSLMESAHLSTTLAKGRFDLYH
- a CDS encoding SDR family oxidoreductase, which encodes MTTLIIGAHGHVGQHIVEQLAATGETVYGGIRKPEQAETITKLGGQARDVNLMGTVEDLLPAMKGVDTVIFSAGSGGSTGDDMTINIDLDGAIKSMIATEKAGIKRFIIVSAMGTDDRSFWDKSGIRPYYAAKYYADQWLRHRTALDYTIVRPGILTNDAPTGKITTNSAASDNKKISRTDVAATVVAIVQHPQSKQIIEMVNGNAPIADVIK
- a CDS encoding MFS transporter translates to MTKTDRIDPRVVGAVLATGLMSLSGVIVETAMNITFPTLMRQFNVTTGTVQWMTTLYLLIVACIVPISSYLKRRFKLKQLFIVANLLFITGLVVDACATSFPWLLTGRAIQGFGTGIALPLMFNIILEQVPLSRIGMMTGIGTLITAIGPAIGPTYGGILVTRLNWRYIFWILLPFLVISFFVGIKTIKQVAPTTHEHFDFLSMMGIIVTFGGLIFGFSSLSSQPFLSWSVGGALLLGVLGLLYFVNRSKRSAHPLIQLAAVTNPAFAWHLAAFFLLQITALGLSFVLPNYLQLVNQQSAFIAGLVVLPGAVIGAAFSPIGGQILDRFGAKRPILLGLTLVAIMLAVMMSFARSLSVLAILGLYVGYMVGIGLAFGNIMTAGLKRLDRNLKADGNALMNAMQQFAGAMGTAIVSAIIGASQAGSVGSTLVKTAAGSQWALLVLLVASVGTLVCMIIGLKLSKVTTVQ
- a CDS encoding methylated-DNA--[protein]-cysteine S-methyltransferase codes for the protein MLQKRLTTPLGPVTAMSDGLALTGLWFTDQKYYGSTMPRLTVVSDRPVFDRVQTWLNAYFAGEQPTIDFPVKPQGTPFRQTIWSLLQEIPYGKVCTYGELASLAAEQVGHFVGGQAVGGAVGHNPISIVIPCHRVVAGNGDLTGYAGGLTRKVALLQLEGQLTDAADRVTFTKN
- a CDS encoding MarR family winged helix-turn-helix transcriptional regulator codes for the protein MANRRLGAWLRDAEHQMNQEMNDFARDYGLTGMQMSVIDYLGRRGDAVTYQVDVEREFHVQRSTASLLVRRMVERDLVKRVVATIDSRKRQLQLTAKGQELVPIVTAHLVQQDAKMVAGLSVSEAAAFQRALIQISHWHHSTSEEE
- a CDS encoding TetR/AcrR family transcriptional regulator; translation: MAASETKERIAEALASLLNHNTFDKVTVREIADEADVHRKTFYYYFADKYELLAFVYEHFIVEAPRREQPLTLTLENWRPAVIQLLERIADNSKIFLNAYPYDDGVWRQSMNEFVASRLSILLHAMPEYRYLKEDVIDKSAEFIAAGSLGIINKWADDSFTASPRTVLDQITTANRLMNGILDRWKLS
- a CDS encoding sensor histidine kinase; the protein is MRTNSQPRTYEDIIRHSVTSLLMTIGLIIVLTVSVTLTVDQLLRAQDQAQQLSTSLQTTQVSNFEDWLMVNKGSGLNSHNTFVLVKNAKGETTSLLPHTAALAKANTWSVPFTHLVYIKGWGLYFSEMLKTRSQTYFLFIGMHVLVGNLHVLIAVLIIAIGLSLLIGLLYVRRLAKRLSAPTIALANAAQQAAATPELTQPELPQPQEPVEVAQLARDFNQLLAAQNGRLERERQFISDASHELRTPIATIRGNIKLIERRGDKHPEVIPESIGFIDQESLRMQHLIENLLHLSRADKATVTLQSLDLAELTTSVVSHYQPLIPQPIELTVPDQPALALGNADMLYQVLTALLDNAHKYSPTDQPIQVTVTQRPGLVSLVVGDNGPGIPESERTHVFERFYRVDASRSTKIEGNGLGLAIVSQLVKLNEGHITITDNLPNGALFTVTLKDTKEN
- a CDS encoding response regulator transcription factor produces the protein MKNTILLVEDEEGLASYVAKELTFEDFDVLTATDGEAAWETYQQEKDKLLLVLLDWMLPKMDGMEVLRRIRKHDDLPVIMMTARDYLGDKVTGLDNGADDYITKPFEIEELLARIRVIQRRTAHQSGLDQTYHLGDLTLVTKTRQVDRAGETVQLTQREYDLLLFLMQHPSQVFTRDELLDNVWGVDFLGQQNVVDVYIGYLRNKIDVADAPNLFHTIRGVGYSLKEDDRDAH